A single window of Nicotiana sylvestris chromosome 3, ASM39365v2, whole genome shotgun sequence DNA harbors:
- the LOC138887563 gene encoding uncharacterized protein, with protein MATTNQNTSNLRIPIPPKSPDIELPPSQHNPLDLINSYKDKLLGKIQSSNETPNEISPSPMSMDLSHTTTVPDAQRIEEHRIKSIALSDEDIQRIYEPWKFSMIIKLIGKRVLHHYLKVKIQNLWRPTENFSLIDLGEDYYTVKFNKEENSRKTLQNGPWFINGFFLSVPKWTPNFVATKATQSYTDIWIRFPQLPIEFYDGVILAKIGNAIGKLLKIDACTSFTIRGRYARLCVQIPLEQTVQSYIKIGSHK; from the coding sequence ATGGCTACCACTAACCAAAATACTAGTAATCTGAGAATTCCTATTCCTCCAAAATCTCCTGACATTGAGCTTCCTCCTTCCCAACATAATCCTCTAGACCTAATAAATTCCTATAAGGATAAACTACTAGGGAAAATACAATCTTCCAACGAAACTCCTAATGAAATCTCCCCTTCACCAATGTCCATGGATCTCTCTCATACTACTACTGTCCCAGATGCACAAAGGATAGAAGAACATAGGATAAAAAGTATAGCTCTATCCGATGAAGATATCCAAAGAATCTATGAACCTTGGAAATTCTCAATGATTATAAAACTAATAGGAAAAAGAGTTCTACACCACTACCTCAAAGTGAAAATACAAAATCTTTGGAGACCTACGGAGAACTTCTCCCTAATAGATCTTGGTGAAGACTACTATACAGTTAAATTTAACAAAGAGGAAAACTCAAGGAAAACATTACAAAACGGTCCATGGTTCATCAATGGATTCTTTCTTTCTGTTCCAAAATGGACTCCAAATTTTGTAGCAACCAAGGCTACTCAAAGTTACACGGATATATGGATAAGATTTCCTCAGCTCCCAATTGAATTTTACGATGGGGTCATACTGGCAAAGATTGGGAATGCTATAggaaaattactcaaaatagatgCATGTACATCATTCACCATTAGAGGCAGATATGCAAGGCTGTGTGTCCAAATTCCACTAGAACAAACAGTTCAATCCTACATAAAAATTGGGTCTCACAAATAG